A DNA window from Impatiens glandulifera chromosome 7, dImpGla2.1, whole genome shotgun sequence contains the following coding sequences:
- the LOC124945259 gene encoding transmembrane protein 214-like, giving the protein MEDKYEANNFDENDVNIVQNDNNHGWQKVTYAKRQRKQPIKQLDSGKVLSNGSVVTGGVDNIFQSLEKESEERRRRLEAQRVAIALGSEVQVKSKGRSDDEDDDSDTDAADGANKAADEKKVKQKKLKKPKVTVAEAAAKIDAADLAAFLIDISGSYESQQDIQMMRFADYFGRAFSAVGAAQFPWSKMFRESAIAKIADVPLNHISEAVYKTSVDWINHRSPEALQSFAIWCLDSILSDLSSQNASVKGLKKAVQPTSSKSQVAIFAVLAMILKRKPDVLISILPTLRGNTKYQGQDKLPVIIWMIMQACYGDLSVGFFVWTHYLLPTVSGKSCNPQSRDLILQLVERILSAPKARTVLVNGAIRKGERLLTPADFDVLLHVTFPMPSARVKATERFQAIYPVLKEVALAGPPGSKAMKQASQQMCGFSIKAAGEGNPELAKEATGISIWCLTQNPECFKQWEKLYVDNLEASVSILKKLSEQWKEFSGKQSSFESLKETLKSFRNKNEKALGDDNEEGARVSLFKEADKYSKSILGKLSRGGGCTKGLAFVVIALGVGAVIMSPNIESYDWSKLSAMITSHLQSF; this is encoded by the exons ATGGAAGACAAGTATGAAGCTAACAATTTTGATGAGAATGATGTGAACATTGTTCAAAACGATAACAATCATGGTTGGCAAAAGGTTACTTACGCCAAGCGACAGAGGAAGCAGCCGATTAAGCAGTTGGATTCTGGGAAGGTTTTGTCAAACGGATCAGTTGTTACAGGGGGTGTTGATAACATTTTCCAGTCATTGGAGAAGGAGTCTGAGGAGCGCCGCCGACGATTGGAAGCTCAGAGAGTTGCGATCGCGTTGGGATCGGAGGTTCAGGTGAAATCGAAGGGGCgatctgatgatgaagatgatgatagtGATACCGATGCGGCTGATGGGGCTAATAAGGCTGCTGATGAGAAGAAGGTGAAACAAAAGAAGCTTAAGAAGCCGAAGGTTACGGTTGCTGAAGCTGCGGCGAAGATTGATGCTGCTGATTTGGCTGCGTTTCTGATTGACATTTCT GGTTCATATGAATCGCAGCAGGACATTCAAATGATGCGCTTTGCGGATTATTTTGGTCGAGCTTTCTCAGCTGTAGGTGCGGCCCAGTTTCCATGGTCGAAGATGTTTAGGGAGTCGGCTATTGCAAAGATTGCTGAT GTCCCTCTGAATCATATTTCTGAAGCTGTTTATAAAACCTCAGTTGACTGGATCAACCATCGATCGCCGGAAGCACTTCAATCATTTGCAATATGGTGTTTGGACAGTATTCTTTCTGACCTGTCCAGCCAAAATGCAAGTGTCAAGGGCTTGAAAAAGGCTGTTCAACCAACATCATCAAAGTCTCAGGTAGCTATCTTTGCTGTTTTAGCAATGATCTTAAAGAGGAAGCCTGATGTTTTAATCAGTATATTGCCAACTTTGAGAGGGAATACTAAATATCAAGGACAAGATAAGCTTCCAGTCATCATATGGATGATAATGCAG GCGTGTTATGGAGATCTCAGTGTGGGATTTTTTGTTTGGACACATTATCTATTGCCTACAGTTAGTGGAAAATCTTGTAATCCACAATCAAGGGATTTGATCTTACAGCTGGTGGAAAG AATCCTTTCTGCCCCTAAAGCTCGCACTGTTCTTGTAAATGGTGCTATCAGAAAGGGTGAGCGTTTGTTGACACCTGCAGACTTTGATGTGCTTCTACATGTGACTTTCCCCATGCCTTCTGCTAGGGTAAAG GCTACCGAAAGGTTTCAAGCGATTTATCCGGTTCTGAAGGAGGTTGCTCTTGCTGGTCCCCCTGGTAGCAAAGCCATGAAACAAGCATCACAGCAGATGTGTGGCTTCTCAATTAAAGCAGCTGGAGAAG GCAACCCTGAGTTAGCCAAGGAAGCAACAGGCATTTCTATCTGGTGCCTGACACAAAATCCCGAATGCTTCAAACAATGG GAGAAACTTTACGTAGATAATCTCGAGGCGAGTGTCTCTATTCTGAAAAAGCTTTCTGAGCAATGGAAGGAATTCTCTGGGAAACAGTCCTCTTTTGAATCACTGAAGGAAACTCTCAAGAGCTTCAGGAATAAG AATGAGAAAGCACTGGGCGATGACAATGAGGAAGGTGCTCGTGTATCACTTTTCAAGGAGGCAGACAAATATAGCAAATCGATCCTGGGTAAACTATCTCGTGGGGGTGGCTGCACAAAAGGTTTGGCCTTTGTGGTTATCGCATTGGGTGTTGGTGCGGTTATCATGTCACCTAACATCGAGTCATATGATTGGAGCAAATTATCCGCCATGATTACCTCCCACCTTCAATCCTTTTAA